The DNA segment ttaggtactatctctacctTTTATCATCAAGGTGGCAACCCACGTGACACTTTGATAGCGTACACACACGGAGAAGGCGTCCGAATCGGGTCACATTTTTGCATAcaatgattttttatataaaaagcgTCGAGGATAGGAAAACGAGTGCGTAAACACTTCGCTCAAATGCTTTTTCACGGACAAAATAACAAGGTTACGTACACACTGAGATTTTAGCGAAGTGTTTGGAGAAGTGTGGCAGACGCTCTATGCCGAGGAAAACACTCGTTTTCTTGTCCTCGACGCTTTTATCGTGTTTAAATCCGTCAAGTTCTAAACAGATATAAGCAAAAATGTTATGTTACCTAAATTGAGTTATGTTTCCCTTGTGTACGATACCGAAAAGTGCCGTAGATTGGCCACCCTTATTATTGTATGTAAAGTATTTGCGGGGTATGTGAAGTCTTATGGAAGCTGATTTGTCCTGTattcttaaggtattaggcccctaatagtgatgtttaaaaaatggcatttgcttgatatattcttacagctgaccctgcttcgcactttgttgcaaaattacaaaaacttttaccgtgccgtttttaatcaattttgtgtaatttatggcatttcctcaagctcaaggaGAGACTaatttcaaagtggcggcctttatccaaaacgtttgcggagaattcattatatcattattttttatgaaagaaacatcaaactattggtaaacaattataaaacttaaaataaaactgtcaatgtcatttttttctaaagtgtCTAAAGTAAACGGaattaatgagacagaattctaactccaacattgaaaaattaaggtcgaatcctacggatctgttttgaattttgctcacttcattcaaaaataacattggggcggaagtaaaacctacctacatttcttccacaatatgtaatctaaagaatgaaggcaaaatagagaacttttaccacatgtaactcagtatttttaaagatgtctaactctaccccttctgtttcagaggtaaattcactttgaacagcaagaaatcgcttatcaaatgaattttttccacttttatacaataaatcaataacaagtcttgaaacacgtaaaaacttactagaaaacaaggaaaataaggaaaacaaatttggtcccaatggggcttgaacctacgccccactgaaaattgcagtcaatgtaggtttatggtaagaattgaatactcttcagaaaggaggtactctattatgggcctaataccttaagttacCGACCGGTTATCCATTAATTCACACAGCTTAGTTTTATAAGCAAAGAAACAATAAACGCATCAGTTAAATTAAAAACTGAATGTTAAGGCGTTCGTTCGATATGATCCTGTCCCATAATCATATCTTCATCGCATGATGGCGTTTGATATCGGTTATCTAAAAATTGGAGATACGAAAAGTGTGTCAAGTAGCAAAGTACACGTTGAACTATCTAAAGTTCTCAAACAAGAAAACAAGGAACATACtcaatttagttttaaaaaaaaacgtaatcTCAAACGTCGTTTCCACAGCAAACGTGTAAAATTCAGGCGTGAAACGCCGTTTATGACCTCATTTTAAAATGTGTCGCGACGTTAAAATGTTTATTAActttgacattttcaattttacacgATCTAAAGAGTAGTTTTAAAAGAATCGgaagttaaaatattattttgtatccATCGATAAATAGGTACTTGTTGGTCGCATATTTCATTGTTATGTACATTCAAAAACAGTACTGAGTAAAATAGATTCGAAATACCAAAAGCTAATGGGTTGGGCCcccaagttttttttatatgggCAGTCGGCTCCCCACAGCAACAAGGGTATTCTTAGTATATTCAGATATTTATCGTTTGCTCGATATGGGACAGTAAGTAAATCGTGCATTTATTGTgtaattgataaataaaaaaaaccttagcGGATCTATCTTTTCAGGCTGAGCCTTGTTACCGCCTTAAACAGTTACcgtcgaggccggatattcctatctgttCCTACAACCAGTTAAAGAATcttataatacattttataggCAATCTGCCAGCCAGTATATCTGGTATGTGTGAACAACTTAAGTAGTAAAATTCGCGTAAAACGAGACCATCtcataaataaagtaaattttgTGCCAGTCTTAAGCTAGAAATACAGCATGTTCATTAATATGTTATTTAAAGTTTCGATAACATGTTTTTTCCCTGACAggaagaaatattttcatgagcttCCGATCCTTTTAAACGGCtgaaaattgtacaaaaataatgagaaaaaaatcacacAAACTAGTTTATGTACGCAAGCGTAGTATACAAAATGTCAGTCTTACTAAAAGCTATCATTAATAATATGGGGTATTTAAAAGTGTTGAGTACAACACTGAATTCTATTGCACaagtacacagcagtaataacccATATTTGGACGAACCTAATACTGAGTCCAAATATtgattattactgctgtgtaccAGTAACATGTTGAATGatatcgagataagatgtcgtgcgcacgagatacgATGTCGTCCGCTCGAGATAAAacgtcgtgcgcacgagataagatgtcgggcGCCCGAGATAAATGTCgtgcgatcgagataagatgtcgtgcgcaagagataattttatcttaaacaagagggtcatgataaccctatatcgctcacctgttaaacttggccttggaatcaagataaacactctaaccaagtttcatgaaaacagggtcataaatgtggcctctacagtgttaacaagatttacctttgatttgagtgatgacctagtttttgaccccacatgacccagtttcgaatttagcaaaggaatcatcaagataaacattcttaccaagtcaAAGatattacctctagagtgttaacaagcatttcctttgatttaagcgggtgacctagtatttgatcccacatgacctagttccgaacttggcctagagatcatcaagataaacattctgagcaagtttgtatcaaatcaaagcataaataaaacctctatatggatgaaagggccaatatagaaaattttgcctctttcaggagcagtaactctagaaccaatatggaatctagccggttttcaaaaggaaccgagatattattgtgacttaagttgtgtgtaagtatggttaaaattggatataaaatgtcacttctatcgtgttcacaaggtaaaattaacaaaatttggctctttcaggggtcaatcagagGCCGttactccggaacctatgattggatctgccgtattcatcatggaatccaagatctattgatataaagatattttgcaagtttgtatcaaatcaaccataaatgaagtctctatatggctgcaaaagccaaaatagcaaattttggccctttaaggggccataacttctctggaacccatgatgggatctggccagttttcgaaaggaaccgagatattatgccaatacaagttgtgcgccagttttatttaaatcaattgcaaaatgtggtctctatagtattcacaagccaaaaatagcacattttggtccttcaaggggtcataactctaagaccaatgacgggatctggccagttttcgaaaggaaccgagatattatgccaatacaagttgtgtgcaagttttatttaaatcaattgcaaaatgtggtctctataacgaaaatgttgcaggctcggtttgattgagcctgttcatggacagtagttaaaatgcatgctaccgtccacgccctctagccccgggttgagcagaactcaacatttacacagtactatgcattaggtttaaaccgattctgcaacatttttgtttatgtcatgttggacgacctgtggttttccacttttttattttaaaacagtacactgtatacatgtatagatcgATACAAATGGCTTCTTaagcacagtggggcaccgccttggaacggtcaatggcaaaacccCACTTCAGCACAGTTGGGCACTGTCCTTGAACGGTCAATGGCAGCACATGACTTCAGCACAGTTGAGCAATGCCTTAGATCGGTCAGTGGCAACACATGACTTCAGCACAGTTGAGCATTGCCTTAGAACGGTCAATGGCAGCACATAACTTCGGCACAGTTGAGCACTGCCTTTGAACGGTCAATGGCAGCACATAACTTCAGCACAATTGAGCACTGCATTTGAACGGTCAGTTGCAGCACATAACTTCTGCACAGTTGAGCACTGCCTTTGAACGGTCAATGGCAGCACATAACTTCAGCACAGTTGAGCACTGCCTTGGAACGATAAATGgcaaaaacaaatagaaaaagtggaaactccacaagttTCTCAGGTCTCAGGTTTGTATTTTTAGATCGATACAAATGGCTTCTTAAGCACAGCGGGGCACAGCATTAGAACGGTCAATGGCATTACACCACTTCAGCACAGCTGAGCACTGCCTTTGAACGGTCAATGGCAGCACATAACTTCAGCACAGTTGAGCACTGCCTTTGAACGGTCAATGGCAGCACATAACTTCAGCACAGTTGAGCACTGCCTTTGAACAGTCAATGGCAAGACACAACTTCAGCACAGTTGAGTACTGCCTCGGAACGGTATATGGCAGCACACGACTTAAGCACAGTTGAGCACAGCAAcacagcaacaagagaaacacccttaagggcacGACGAAACAGGCCGGAAGACAGGTATCAAAACAGTTCATTCCTGTAAAGCATCTCTAACAAAAAACAATTAcctaaaatgtataaacatataaaatgtaaagtaaattgtaaagcacctctaaaaacatttatgcaaaaacgtatataaagcgttaaaatattagtgacaaacaacaatattgcaaaatgtgttaagaaaaatatatgatttcagattttgtgataaatgcctatctgctttaaagaGGACAAGATATtgatgactgaaatgttttcaaacaactctttcaaagattaaacgtcatagtatgtactgcgctgtggaacgaagtccatacagtcgactaaaatatgtttagaagtaagcggtgtctgacatggtacacattcaggttgttctttgttcagaagataagaacgagtcaaacgggtatgacctattcgacaacgagaaagaacaacttcctccctgcgaacacatctgttcccttggtgccattcacctaaagtaggtttaacatcaagaagtttattgaacgaagcattgttccatgacaattgccatttagataaaatgtacttgacatttggcctaaaatcagtatacggtaatttcatattagattgtgataataaaagggatttctttgctgcagtatcagcatcctcgtttatATCAATACCAACGTGACTAGGAATACAAcagaatatgatagactttttgaaagatagtgcatgaaccctgagaagaatattttgaatgaaaggattttccatgtttcggttgtgaattgactgtaaaacagaaagcgagtcggaaaaaataataaagttttcttcactatattttgatataaaatttagggccaaatcaatagcttttgcctcggctgaaaatattgttgcgttatttggtaaacgtaattttgactgatgaaggtgGCTGATGGCCGCACACCCAACCTCCGAATCATCTTTCGAACCATCagtgtaaatttgaaaataatcctTGTAAAGTAACTTGAtctcattatatttggatttaaatatttcaggattCGTTTCTGACTTTCAAATCAAAAAGAACTATAGGGGAAGCAAGGGTCCATGGTGGAGTAtccggaattgaattttctttgatatctttgaattcaaagtcagtttcattcatagaagattttatgcgacatccaaacggtttgatttgttttggtttattctcatatgaatcaaAGTAATTGggcttaaaaatgattttatgagcagggttggacTTGTTGGCAGCAACCCTTAAAGCATATtgtaatgaaagtttttctcggcgtgtataaagagagggttcgtttgcctcaacatacaagctttcaacaggcgatgttctaaatgcaccgagagcaatacgaagaccttgattattgATGGTAATAAactatctaacatttgtaaataagattttcttgctgaaccataaacaacacaaccgtaatctaacttggatctaatcaaagcgctatacagtcttaataaaaccttgcgatctgctccccaatcagtctTTGAAGTGGTACAATTGAGCACTGCCTTGGATCGGTCAATGGCAACACTTAAAGTTAAGTACAGTTGAGCACTGCCTTTGAACAGTCAATGGCAACACACAACTTTAGCACAGTTGGGCACTTCGGTGGGGCTCCGCCTTGGAACGGCGAGTGGTAAGACACTACTTGAGTACAGTGGGGCatcgtcttggaacggtcagtagcaaaacacTACTTGAAtacagtggggcatcgccttcGAACGGTCAGTGGCATGACCACTTAATTACCTTAGGGCATTGccctggaacggtcagtggcaagaCATTACTTAAGTtcagtggggcactgccttgaAACGATTAGttgcaaaacaaaatttcagcacagtggggcatcgccttggaaggGTCAATGGCAGAACATCGCTTAAGGCCTTTAAAAGTCAGTGGTAAGGCACCACTTGATTacattggggcaccgccttgaacggtcagtggcaaaacaccgcTTATGCACTATGGGACATCGCCttaaacggtcagtggcaaaacaacacTAGCACAGCTGGACATCGCCTGGAACAGTCAATTGCAAAACACGACTTAAGCACAATGGGgatttgactttaaacttggcatgtaggtagatGGCGATAAGACGATGTGCTGAgccggctctgtaggtcaaagatcaaggtcacaaactgagctaaAAGGTCTAAATTGCtcgtcatattttgtgtctggcGCATAACTAAAatagaatttgtaacagagttacaaACGTCTCCCGCTAAGGGGCATTTTTctcaaaacatattgcatgccaatacaaTATATTCTAAGTAATATtgcaacatactaacaatgtacataagtcataactatatatcatataactCGTGAAGACataatgaagtttgaaaatgtctggaaatctattaatggtgaatgctttcaaatgctaatatctgtattttaaagatttaatgtgattctattttcatatttgtgagaaaaaataaataaaaatgtaatgaaatattttatcatattaaagggggGTATTTAATAACCAAATGAAATGCATGACCCTTATATGATACTAAAATAACAATTACACACCACAAAAAGTTAATTTTACTGTTAAAACAGTGCTGCACTACATTATCAACCCTATGTGTTGCAACCATAGTTATGCTGCATTTACCTATATATATCACTTACTTGTAACTTGTGCCTGGGTTGCATTCTACAAGTCTACAATTGTTTACTGCTTTTTAAATCATCttacttaaaaacataatttcatttttaaaatagtgggaaaactgatataaaaacacatgaaTTGTACTTTATCATATGAAATGGAAGTACGCTCATATACAGAAAAAAAGGAAAGTTATCTTAGGTACCTGTGGCCTTGCCCTTAGCACATGACAGTCTTGTAAttgtgaatatttatgccaagttatttgaatatacaccGATGCATAAAAAAgtcacacacacgcacacacaccaaCCAAAAATGTTCCCCAAaggtgaccttgacgtttgagctaggggtctgggtctaggGGTCTTGCGCATGACTAATCAattcattattgggaacatttgtgccaagtaattttaaaatcccttgatgaatgacagagttactgacacgacaagaaacagaccatgttaataagtgtgaccttgaccttagagctagggttcGGGGTCTTgccatttgtgccaagtaatttcaaaatcgcttgataaatggcagagttatagaccggacacgaaacagacaatgtttgtatttacaaattATTATCACTTTGCCAGTTATTTGTGTGTAAATGTCAGTCCTGTACACAGCCATACATACACGGTTGTAGTTTCGTTTCTGGGTAGGTATCTATTGaatttttgtccttgtttgtaTATTCCTGATAACCTTTTTAATTAAGTGTTCAACAACTAGAACATACAATTTATTCAACGTAAAACTTTCAAATTTCAACACGTTTATCATCCCCCTTCCGCTTACAAATCCACATTTACTTTGACAGAAATACAGTATCTTCCGGCGGCCTTCTATGCTTTCAGCGTATTAAATCATACACGCCTATTAAGGCTGAATATTGTCTTGTAATAAAGAGAATGTTCCTTTTCCTATGGCATGTCAATCCGTTTGCTTCTTCTGagacattaatttttttaagaagCACACCATCCTTTGTCAGGATATGAACCGAACCAAACGAATCCAGCACATATATTTTCCTCCCAGCACAGTCAACATATAAGTATTTTGGTGACATGacattgtatttaaaaatgtcCTTTCCATTAGCCTCAAAGCAATAAAGCGCATTTGATACCTTGCAACACTGGAGATAATACCTAGGAGACGTTGGAGTTAATTTCAAAGATGAAATTTGACTGGCATCTAGTATAGACCTTGCCTTACCGATGTCCAGCTGAATTGTCCCGTTAGTTGTAATTTTCTGCAGATACCATTTCTTACCAGAAGCATCAAACATTGAAACAAGCAGGCTTGTTGTATCAAGAGCATGTACATCTTTTGGTGTGTACTTTGTTTTCAAATTCCTCATCCATTTAAACTCGGGTGATAACGAGACAAATGCTACACGGTCAGCATTCTGTAAACATACCACTAGATATTTGTCATTTAGAACTGTCATGTTACCAGGAAGATGTGATAAATCTGCTGTGTCTTTATACGTTAAGTCTTCCTCCGCGCGTATCAATCTCGGACATCTATTGACCGATAATACAAAGGAACCATCAGTTAGTGTGACAATGCCAGATATAAAAGGCTGTCTACTATCTGGTGTTGTTTGAAGAACTTCTGACATGTGCTGACTTTGAGAATCGTTATTGTATGTGTTGACCGTTGCATTTAATGGTGCCTTTGCATTGACGCTTTGACCTGAATTATCTGCAGTCCCGATGCCGCTTTTGTTTGAAAGAGTGCTGTTTGCCTTGGTATCAGACTCTTCCATTTCGGCGTCAGCACTAGAACACGTATAATCATCTGATGCCTCCCTGTCCCTAGTTCGAGCAACTTGTTCTGTAGTCTCCAAAAAATTGTCTCTGTTCGTTTTTATGTTCACTTTACTAGAGTATGTTTTAGAACTGGTAATCGTTTTACACTGCATGATAGGATGAGTATCCATTGATGTTAGAAGTGCAATAAATGCTGGAGATACTTTAACAGAATGGGTAGACATCTTAGCCGTGGCCTTAGATTTGTTTGATTGAAACTTGCTTAGCTGCTGCGTTATAGATAGGGTACATCGGAAAATATCAGCTTTGGAATTATGACTTACTACCGTTTGTAGAATTTCCTTACTTTCTCTAGCTTCTTGCAGAGTGTCTCTTAAAACGGTCTGTTGACTAGTGAATTCTGTGACTTGTGATTTTACATTAGTATCCACTTCACGCAGAACATCCTTCTCACACTTGTTAAAGtgcattattattttatgtttgaagtCTTCAATATATTTCTGAAGTTCTCGTCTTTCGCTATGGCTTCTGTCTATTAAACCCTGaatttctttttctctttcttcGCAATGGTCTACAACACTTTCCAAATCCCTTATTAAttgttcattaaatttctttgttACTAGCTCTTCGCCTGCTGTTTCAATATCAACGATAGTTTTGCAGTCAAGCTTTTGTATGTTCAACAAACACGTGCTACACATTAGATGGGAATGGTCTATACAGAAGAATTCGAGCTTCTTCTCGGGATGGTCACAACAATTCTGAAACTTTTCTAGGTCTCCTTTCGTCTTGGAAGCATTGCTCAGCTCTTCGATCGTCAAAAGAAGATGATTCCTTGTCGCCTTACTACTGCTGTGAATATCAGCACATGTCTAACATTGTGGTTCTTGGCATGTCAGACAGTACTTGGTAGCTTCAGTGTCTTTATTTCGAAACTTGCATGGACCACAATTATCCATTTTAGATCTTTTTCAGTAAGGCTTCCTTCATctagatattaaaaaaaatagtagaaCAATTTGAAAGTTACTTTACGTGTATCGAATACATATAAGTAAATACTAAAATAGGCTGATAGGCTAGCAAAACATTCAGAAGGAAAAAATTCGGGACATTCAGCATATAAtgctttttaattgtttttgtttttgttgcgtCACTCTGtcgcaattataggtcaaatggcggtTTTCCCGCTTCTCGTGTTAAAAAAAAGACCCCAGGTTACGGGTGAGCTTTTGGTTAGAATCAAAAACCTTCTGTTAGACAGTTGGATTGCTTTCTCACATTGAAGAAGTCTACGTCCCAGGAGTTTTCAAACCTACAGTAGTAGGGGTAAGGTATTCGAAATCAGCGACCCTAACTACTTAGCCACGAAGGTCCCTTCAATATACAATACAACCAATGctatatattctttatttctttataaatcatAATGCATATCGATTTATTTTCCTctgatttttttaattgtttgaattcattttttttaatttccgtctacagtttttttttcttgcctAGCAATGAAAAATTACCTGTGAAATTATTCCCTCCTAGATACGAGCCCTTATGAGAGTcccttaaaattttgataaataattccTCTTCAAATAGAGACGGCGCAACCTCTTACAACTTCATACAAGGCCACTGATAACAATAATAAGATGAATGTTTAATATCCCGCTATGAAAAATATCCTCGTAACGTTTTGTCATTAGTTACTTCCTGAACGTCTGGCCAGTATTCATAAGACGGTAAAATCcgttaacaagagcaccgcaatacGGAAatatatacgcccgaaggtatgacctttgacctctaagtgtgaccaaagggttatatcagaggatgggagcaaaatgtAAAGAACTaagaagaaatttcaaaaataaaatatctaagtccacagAAAAAAATCTATCCTTACCAGATACAGATATGTCACAATacgcctaaaaattggaggtaccatctatgttgtaccacaaaaaagtggtctcggattTTTCCTACGGGCAATAACAAAAAAGTTGCCAaacagctatttatagtaacatacattggaagtaattaaaaaatattgttagtgaacagaaaagggatctgccaaataaaaacaagagcaccacaacgcagagcaatatacacacgaaacaaagtcatatgacctttgatccctaagtgtggccttgaccttgaagcgagccatccgaaacgtgcgctctgcacgtcgtcttgatgtgttgaacatttgtgccatgtgtCTTTGAAATCGTTCAAGCAGttcaagttacagagcggacacgaaacaaagtcattatgacctttaaccccttaGCGAGACcatgaagcgagccatccagaacatgcgctctgcacgtcggctcgatgtggtgaacatttatgtcaagtttcttcgaaatctttcaaggtgttcaagagttacagagcggacacgaaattgctaacggacggacggacagacacctCGGGTATATCATTATGCGTCCCATCggcgtataaaaatgtagtaCTTTGGTTCCATTCAAATTTATTCTACACGAGTAAATATTTATCTCATACTACTATGTCATCTAAATGAGAAGAGAAAGATGCAAATCTTAGGTGAAAACTACAATTCCGCGGTGTTTCTTCCTAAAAAAAAACGTGCAGCCGCATTGCTGTAGGAAATATTCG comes from the Mercenaria mercenaria strain notata chromosome 9, MADL_Memer_1, whole genome shotgun sequence genome and includes:
- the LOC123548071 gene encoding uncharacterized protein LOC123548071, with the protein product MCSTCLLNIQKLDCKTIVDIETAGEELVTKKFNEQLIRDLESVVDHCEEREKEIQGLIDRSHSERRELQKYIEDFKHKIIMHFNKCEKDVLREVDTNVKSQVTEFTSQQTVLRDTLQEARESKEILQTVVSHNSKADIFRCTLSITQQLSKFQSNKSKATAKMSTHSVKVSPAFIALLTSMDTHPIMQCKTITSSKTYSSKVNIKTNRDNFLETTEQVARTRDREASDDYTCSSADAEMEESDTKANSTLSNKSGIGTADNSGQSVNAKAPLNATVNTYNNDSQSQHMSEVLQTTPDSRQPFISGIVTLTDGSFVLSVNRCPRLIRAEEDLTYKDTADLSHLPGNMTVLNDKYLVVCLQNADRVAFVSLSPEFKWMRNLKTKYTPKDVHALDTTSLLVSMFDASGKKWYLQKITTNGTIQLDIGKARSILDASQISSLKLTPTSPRYYLQCCKVSNALYCFEANGKDIFKYNVMSPKYLYVDCAGRKIYVLDSFGSVHILTKDGVLLKKINVSEEANGLTCHRKRNILFITRQYSALIGVYDLIR